The Rhododendron vialii isolate Sample 1 chromosome 5a, ASM3025357v1 genome contains a region encoding:
- the LOC131326491 gene encoding 4-hydroxy-tetrahydrodipicolinate synthase, chloroplastic-like, with product MLVAVAAAFKSCFTSSVCLRDSALQFPPPTRRNAKWRSPRAAAIPNFHLPMRSFEVKNRTSVEDIKALRLITAIKTPYLPDGRFDLEAYDALVNMQIEHGAEAVIVGGTTGEGQLMSWDEHIMLIGHTVNCFGGSIKVIGNTGSNSTREAIHATEQGFAVGMHAALHINPYYGKTSLEGLVSHFNSVLPMGPTIIYNVPSRTGQDIPPLVIHSVAKSANLAGVKECVGNDRVENYTKNGIVVWSGNDDECHDSRWSHGAVGVVSVTSNLVPGLMHELIFGGKNPSLNAMVLPLMKWLFQEPNPIGLNTALAQLGVVRSVFRLPYVPLPLAKRVEFVKLVKEIGRENFVGKRDVQVLDDDDFILVGRY from the exons ATGTTGGTTGCCGTGGCGGCTGCGTTCAAGAGCTGCTTTACTAGCAGTGTGTGCTTGAGGGACTCTGCTCTCCAGTTTCCACCTCCCACGAG GAGGAATGCAAAATGGAGGTCCCCACGAGCTGCCGCAATCCCTAATTTTCACCTTCCTATGCGTAGCTTTGAAGTGAAAAACCG GACATCTGTAGAGGACATCAAGGCTCTGAGATTAATTACTGCAATCAAAACTCCATATTTACCAGATGGCAGATTCGATCTTGAAGCCTACGATGCATTGGTGAACATGCAGATAGAACACGGGGCAGAAGCTGTGATTGTGGGCGGCACAACTGGTGAAGGTCAATTGATGAGCTGGGATGAGCACATAATGCTTATTGGTCACACAGTGAACTGTTTTGGGGGATCAATCAAGGTTATCGGAAACACGGGAAGCAACTCTACAAGGGAAGCAATCCACGCAACTGAGCAAGGTTTTGCGGTCGGAATGCACGCCGCTCTCCACATCAACCCTTACTATGGCAAAACCTCCTTGGAGGGTTTGGTTTCTCATTTTAATAGCGTACTCCCTATGGGCCCCACAATTATATACAACGTGCCTTCACGAACTGGGCAAGATATCCCTCCGCTTGTAATTCACAGTGTGGCAAAGAGTGCCAATTTGGCAGGTGTAAAAGAGTGTGTTGGAAACGACCGGGTGGAGAATTATACGAAAAATGGAATTGTGGTGTGGAGTGGGAATGATGATGAATGCCATGACTCTAGATGGAGCCATGGTGCTGTTGGAGTTGTTTCAGTCACCAGCAATTTGGTTCCAGGTTTGATGCATGAGCTTATCTTTGGGGGAAAGAACCCTTCTCTAAATGCAATGGTTTTGCCTTTAATGAAGTGGCTTTTCCAAGAGCCTAATCCCATTGGCCTAAACACAGCATTGGCTCAGCTTGGGGTTGTGAGGTCAGTTTTCCGGCTACCTTATGTGCCGCTTCCCTTGGCAAAGAGGGTGGAATTTGTGAAGCTTGTGAAGGAAATTGGGCGGGAGAATTTTGTAGGTAAAAGAGATGTCCAGGTTCTTGATGACGATGACTTTATTTTGGTGGGTCGGTATTAG
- the LOC131326620 gene encoding mitochondrial metalloendopeptidase OMA1-like, with the protein MAFSDFMIRRSSKLPRKCSLFHYPNPQLKASSSAARRPRIHTELNDSAIAKQQYGGTILNYWRAEWRNSVTRTMSPARRYRHCPEQVALMTSSKNFTSSLGGESREKGGALGIQKTTIRESKLKNSLLLALHKVKLHLFGQYDYSDMCGCYLLMWKKLLRAPKIVLFYGGLCTTLFDTQLKRIPYSNRYHLLPTRFGSFGRATLEDLEESYKGFILPPNSPQTVCVKSILEEIVQAMHSGLRLPDSGKRCTRFDTEHLDGMKWEVMVVDTKDDGVDDVWCFTNGTLVVTNSLLEKLQSDAVVAASLGHEVGHVVARHILEHLSRCLHIVGTLPLLMFIPYSEVPLALVFSFISRRHEMEADYIGLMLMASAGYNPQLAPPLCEYFA; encoded by the exons ATGGCTTTTTCCGACTTCATGATAAGAAGATCATCAAAGCTCCCTCGAAAGTGTTCCCTTTTTCACTACCCTAATCCCCAATTGAAGGCCTCTTCATCCGCGGCTCGGCGGCCTCGTATACACACCGAGTTAAACGATTCCGCCATAGCCAAACAACAGTACGGCGGTACGATTTTGAACTACTGGCGTGCCGAGTGGCGGAACTCGGTGACTCGGACGATGTCGCCTGCTCGGCGGTACCGGCATTGTCCCGAGCAAGTGGCGCTGATGACGAGCTCGAAAAACTTCACGTCGAGTTTGGGCGGCGAGTCGCGAGAGAAGGGAGGGGCATTGGGGATTCAAAAGACTACTATTCGGGAATCCAAACTGAAAAATTCCTTGTTATTAGCATTACACAAAGTCAAGCTTCACTTATTTGGCCAATATGATTACTCTGATATGTGTGGATGCTATTTATTAATGTGGAAGAAGTTGCTCCGGGCACCTAAAATTGTACTATTTTACGGTGGTTTATGTACCACCCTCTTTGACACTCAGTTGAAGAGGATTCCTTATTCCAACCGATACCATTTGCTTCCTACACGGTTTGGTTCGTTCGGACGTGCCACGTTAGAGGATTTGGAGGAGTCCTACAAAGGTTTCATTCTCCCTCCAAACAGCCCTCAAACCGTTTGTGTGAAGTCGATATTGGAGGAGATAGTTCAAGCAATGCACAGCGGATTAAGGCTGCCTGACAGCGGAAAACGGTGTACAAGATTCGATACAGAGCACTTGGATGGAATGAAATgggaagtgatggtggtggataCAAAAGATGATGGAGTTGATGATGTCTGGTGTTTCACTAATGGTACCCTTGTGGTGACTAATAGTCTTCTTGAAAAACTCCAATCCGATGCAGTGGTAGCAGCCAGCCTTGGGCATGAG GTTGGGCATGTGGTAGCTCGGCATATCTTAGAACATTTATCGAGGTGTCTACATATTGTCGGTACCCTGCCACTGCTCATGTTCATACCCTACTCTGAAGTACCGCTCGCCCTTGTGTTTAGCTTTATCTCCCGGCG GCATGAAATGGAAGCAGACTACATCGGGTTGATGTTAATGGCCTCAGCTGGGTATAACCCACAGTTGGCACCACCACTTTGTGAGTACTTTGCATGA